In the Candidatus Zixiibacteriota bacterium genome, GCCCCAGCCCGCGCGTTGCTCATCCTGAAGCGGCGCCGCCGCCCCCTCCTGGCCCGCGCGACGCGCCTCCTCGAGCTGCGAGAGAAAGTCGGGTTTTCGGCCGTTGCCGCTGGCGAGCTGCGAGACGATCAGGACGTCTTCGGCCATCTGAGGATCGCTTTCCAGCAGCTCCTCCAGAGCCGACCGGCCAGACCCCTGCTCCCGGTAAATCAGGACCCGCGCGTCCAGAGAATGGCCGATGATCCCGCCGTTGCGCGCCACCTCGAGTGCTTTGAGGACCTCTCCGCGCTCGCGGAAAACCCGCTCCCAGCGCCCCGCGAGCGCGCCATCGACGAGGCTCGAATCGGGCTCGGGCATGGGGGACAGGAAGACGCTCGGCGGACGCTCGGCTCGATCCGGCATCTGCTCCCAGATCTCTTCGGCGGTAAAGGAAAGAATCGGCGCCATCAGATGGACCAGAACGTCCAGGATTTTGAACAGGGCGGTCTGCGCCGCTCGCCGTTTGCGCGATCGGGCGCCCTCGCAGTAGAGGCGGTCCTTGACGATATCGAGATAGAGCGCGCTCAGGTCGACGCTGCAGAAGTTGTTGAGCGTGTGGTAGACGACGTGGAACTCGAAGCGGTCGTACGCCTCGCGGCAGCGGGCGAGCACGACCTGGGTGCGGTGCAGGATCCAGCGGTCCAGCTCCTCGAGGGATTCCACGCTCACCCCGTCCCTGCCCGGCTCGAAATCATAGAGGTTGCCGAGCAGGAAGCGGGCGGTGTTGCGCAGCCGGCGGTACGCCTCGACCAGCCGGTTGAGGATCTCGACCGAGATGCGCACGTCCTCGCGGTAGTCCTCGGCCGCAACCCAGAGGCGCAGGATCTCGGCCCCGAACTTCTTGGTGATCTCCTGGGGCGCGATCACGTTGCCCAGAGACTTCGACATCTTGCGCCCCTTGCCGTCCAGCGTAAAGCCGTGCGTGAGCACGCTTTTGTACGGCGGGCGGCCCCGCGTGGCGAGCGCGGTGAGCAGCGCCGTGTGAAACCATCCCCGGTGCTGGTCGCTTCCCTCGAGGTACAGGTCGGCCCGCCCTCCGAGGCGCGGGTCGCGCTCGACGACCGCGGCGTGGCTCACCCCGGAGTCGAACCACACGTCGAGAATGTCTTCCTCCTTGACGAACTCCGCGGCTCCGCACCCGGGGCAGCGAAAACCGGCGGGAACCAGCTCGCTTACCGGACGCGAAAACCATGCGTCGGAGCCTTCCTGCTCGAAAACGGCCGCAACGTGCTCGCAGATCCCCTCGGTGAGCGCGACCGCACCGCAGCGGCTGCAGTACAGCGCCGGAATCGGCACTCCCCAGGAGCGCTGACGCGAGATGCACCAGTCGGGCCGGTTCTCGAGCATGCCGCGGATCCGGTCCTTGCCCCACGGGGGGATCCAGCGCACCTGCTCGATCGCCTCCAGCGCGCGCCGGCGCAGGTCGTTTTTCTCCATCGAGATGAACCATTGCTCGGTCGCGCGGAAAATGACCGGCTTCTTGCAGCGCCAGCAGTGCGGATAGCTGTGCACGAGCTTGTCCTGCTTGAGCAGCGCCCCGCGGGCCCTGAGCATATCGAGGATCGCGGCGTCGGCCTCGAAGACGCGCTTGCCGCTGAGCTCGCCGGCTTCCGCCGTGAACCTTCCCTCGGCATCGACCGGAGCGAGCACCTCGAGGCCGTAGCGCAGCCCGACCTCGTAGTCCTCCCGGCCGTGGCCTGGAGCGATGTGGACGCAGCCGGTGCCCTGCTCCCGGGTGACGAACTCGCCGAGAATGACCTTCGACTCGCGGTCCAGCCACGGATGGCTGCAAACGACCCCCTCGAGCTCGGCACCCGCCCATGCTTGCTGGGACACCCGGCAGTCGCCTTCGGACAGGCCGACCGCTCTCATCAGATTTGCGATGAGATCCTCGCAGAGGACCAGAACGCCGAGAGGAGTGACGACCCTGCGATAGCGGAACTCCGGGTGAACCGCGATCGCCAGGTTTGCCGGCAGCGTCCAGGGCGTGGTCGTCCAGATGACGAGCGCGTCGCCGGCGTCCAACAACCCGCGGCCGTCGCGGACCGGAAACTTGACGTAGATCGACGGCGAGGTGTGGTCCTCGTATTCCACCTCGGCCTCGGCCAGCGCGGTCACGCAGGAGGCGCACCAGTAAACCGGCTTTTTCTGCCGGTAAAGCGCCCCGGAGGCGGCGAACTTTCCGAGCTCGCGGATCTCCTGCGCCTCGTAGGGCGGGTCGAGCGTACGGTACGGGCGGTCCCAGTCGCCGAGAACGCCGAGCCGCTTGAACTCCTCGCGCTGAACGTCGATGTACTTCTCCGCGTACTCCTTGCAGAGCCGACGCACCTCGGTCTTGCTCATGCCGAGCTTTTTCGCGCGCCCGATGGTCCGCTCGACCTGCAGCTCGATCGGCAGCCCGTGACAGTCCCAACCCGGGACGTAAGGCGACGAAAACCCCGACATCGCCTTGTACTTGACGATCACGTCTTTGAGGATCTTGTTCAGAGCGTGGCCGATGTGAATATGGCCGTTGGCATAGGGCGGCCCGTCGTGGAGCACGAATCGCGGGCGGCCGGCGTTGGCCTCCAGGACCCGCTCGTAAATCCGTTCTCGCTGCCACTTCTCCACCTGCTTCGGCTCGTTCTCCGGCAGGCTGGCGCGCATCGGAAACCGGGTCCGAGGCAGGTTCAGCGTTTCTTTATAATCCATTGACGGCTCGATCTTTGTCGGAAGGCGGCGCAGAACGAACCGCCCGGCTATTTGTGGCCGTTGAGCCCGCGTACCATTCGAAAGGCGAACTTGTCCGCCTTGCTCTCGGCGTCGGCCCAGAAGATAAAGTGGCCCATCTCGTGGTACACGGTGTTGATCCAGCTCCGCTCCGTGTTGTATTTCCGGCCGTTCTTCCAGTTTTCCGGGTGCACCAGGTAGATCTGGCCGTTCTCGTAGGTCTTCCCGGCGGTCTTACCCCAGTCGAGATACTCGAACCATTCCACCTTGGGGTTTTTGAGGTGGTAAAACCGGCAGAGGGTGGAGATCGCCTTCTTGAACTCCTGGGGCTTGTAGGTATGGAAAAAAGACGACAGGAGCCGGTCCACGACACGACGCTCTTTCAACGGGGGCAGTATCATTCGCATGGTTGTTTTCCGCATCCACGATGGCGCTATTTTTCTAGCATAAAAAAACCGGAATAAAAACAGACCGCAGTTTCCCTTAAAGAAGGAGGTCATCTGTAACCCCTTAAAACAATTGACGTTTTGTCGCGGCTGCGCGCCGTCCGCAGGCGTGTAGCGCCGCCGCTGGCTCGCTTGCGGTGGAGGTCAAACTAGCGTAGATTGTGGGCGCATTTCGTCGTCGTTTTCCATGGAGTAATGACCTGGCGGTGGTATCGGGAGGCCGGCTACCTTTGTGTGTGGGCCGGGATCGAGGCAGGGCAGGCCGCGGTGCGGGTGTTGCCGCGGTCGTGGGCCTACGGCCTGTCCGACACGATCGCCGGCGCGGCGTTTTATCTCTGCCCGGCCTTTCGCCGTCGCTCGCTCGAAAACCTGCAGGCCGCTCTCGGCCACACGCTCGCTCCGGGGGAAGCCGAGCGGGTAGTTCGCGCATCGCTCAGGAATTTCTTCAGGGCCTTCGTCGAGGTTGCGGCCGGGCTGACGGCGCCCCCGAGTGAGCTGCGATCGGCGATCCCCGCAGAAGGGTTCGAGCACCTCGAGGCCGCGCTCGCAAAGGGGAACGGCGTCATTGCGATCAGCGTCCATCTGGGAAATTTTTTTTTGGCCGGAGCGCGGATGGCGGCCGAGGGATACCCCACGCACGTCCTGGTCAACCCGCCTAAGAACGCCCGCCTCGCAAGTCTCATGGACGGCTACCGCGCGAAAATCCTTCAGCACACGATCCATTCTCGACCGCGCCAACAGGCTCTGCGGGAGCTGGTCGAGGTGCTGCGAAAAAACGAGGTCGCGCTGGTCATCGCGGACGAGTATCGGCGCGGCGCCGGCGTTCTCGTCCCGTTTTTCGAGCGCACGGTGCTCGCCCGGCGCGGCCCGGCTACCCTCGCTCTCAGAACCGGCGCGGCGCTCGTCCCGCTGTACGTGATGCGGACGCCGGACGGGGCGCTCAGGCTCGTCATCGAGCCCGAGCTGGAAATTTCCCGCGGCGGCAAGAGCAGGATGGCGGTCCGGGAGGCCGTGCTTAGGATTACGGGGTGGGTCGAAAGGACCGTCCGTCGCCACCCCGACCAGTGGAACTGGATGACGGTCCACTGGCACTCGGCGCCGCAGCGGGTTCGAGGAACGAACGGCGATTCCTGCAGCGTATATCGATGAAAGGACAGAAAGGGGAGGTTTGGTGAAGCTCAGCAAGAAGGATCTGGAGGAGTTGAAAAGGAAGGTCGCGCTCGGTAACCGCATCATGTTCCACCAGGGGCTGGCCGACTATCACGGCCACGTGAGCGCCCGAATTCCGGGGACGCGCCGGTTTCTGATCAAGCCGGTTCTCGCGCCTCTTGGAGAAATCTCGGCCAGGGACATCATCCTCGTCGACATCGACGAGTACATGGAGGTGTGCGAGCAGAACTGGGCCAAGGCCGCCAACCGGCGCGCGGTGACCAGGCTCAAGGCGCCGCCGCGCGAGACGATGATTCATGCGGCGATCTACGACGCCCGTCCGGACGTCAACTCGGTGGTCCACACGCACCAGACCCTCGCCACCGCCTTTTCGGTCGCGGGAGTTCCGCTGCGCCCGATCTACAACCAGGCGGCGGTGTTCGCCCCGGAAACGCCCATTTTCCCGAGCCCGCGGCTCATCTACACGGTCCAGGATGGAAAGGAGATCTGCCAGACGCTCGGCGACCGTATGGCGATGCTGCTCCAGGGCCATGGCGTTGTTGTGGTGGGCGACAGCTTAGAATATGCTACGGTTCATGCTATCTATCTCGAGCGAACCGCTTACATGCAGTGGGTTGCGAGCTGCGTGGGAAAGCCGGTGACGATGCCGCAGAAGGACATCGATTACATGAAGGAAAACATGATGTATC is a window encoding:
- the ileS gene encoding isoleucine--tRNA ligase produces the protein MDYKETLNLPRTRFPMRASLPENEPKQVEKWQRERIYERVLEANAGRPRFVLHDGPPYANGHIHIGHALNKILKDVIVKYKAMSGFSSPYVPGWDCHGLPIELQVERTIGRAKKLGMSKTEVRRLCKEYAEKYIDVQREEFKRLGVLGDWDRPYRTLDPPYEAQEIRELGKFAASGALYRQKKPVYWCASCVTALAEAEVEYEDHTSPSIYVKFPVRDGRGLLDAGDALVIWTTTPWTLPANLAIAVHPEFRYRRVVTPLGVLVLCEDLIANLMRAVGLSEGDCRVSQQAWAGAELEGVVCSHPWLDRESKVILGEFVTREQGTGCVHIAPGHGREDYEVGLRYGLEVLAPVDAEGRFTAEAGELSGKRVFEADAAILDMLRARGALLKQDKLVHSYPHCWRCKKPVIFRATEQWFISMEKNDLRRRALEAIEQVRWIPPWGKDRIRGMLENRPDWCISRQRSWGVPIPALYCSRCGAVALTEGICEHVAAVFEQEGSDAWFSRPVSELVPAGFRCPGCGAAEFVKEEDILDVWFDSGVSHAAVVERDPRLGGRADLYLEGSDQHRGWFHTALLTALATRGRPPYKSVLTHGFTLDGKGRKMSKSLGNVIAPQEITKKFGAEILRLWVAAEDYREDVRISVEILNRLVEAYRRLRNTARFLLGNLYDFEPGRDGVSVESLEELDRWILHRTQVVLARCREAYDRFEFHVVYHTLNNFCSVDLSALYLDIVKDRLYCEGARSRKRRAAQTALFKILDVLVHLMAPILSFTAEEIWEQMPDRAERPPSVFLSPMPEPDSSLVDGALAGRWERVFRERGEVLKALEVARNGGIIGHSLDARVLIYREQGSGRSALEELLESDPQMAEDVLIVSQLASGNGRKPDFLSQLEEARRAGQEGAAAPLQDEQRAGWGYYSKPSDSFIAVFPALGEKCQRCWKYEIDVGADAAYPGVCSRCAAVLRSGESA
- a CDS encoding class II aldolase/adducin family protein, whose amino-acid sequence is MKLSKKDLEELKRKVALGNRIMFHQGLADYHGHVSARIPGTRRFLIKPVLAPLGEISARDIILVDIDEYMEVCEQNWAKAANRRAVTRLKAPPRETMIHAAIYDARPDVNSVVHTHQTLATAFSVAGVPLRPIYNQAAVFAPETPIFPSPRLIYTVQDGKEICQTLGDRMAMLLQGHGVVVVGDSLEYATVHAIYLERTAYMQWVASCVGKPVTMPQKDIDYMKENMMYRAYDAFAYFRSLLPKGVRV